Within the Medicago truncatula cultivar Jemalong A17 chromosome 4, MtrunA17r5.0-ANR, whole genome shotgun sequence genome, the region CGTCTAACGGTCAACAAagacccttgacatcaaagaaagacacaaaatattcatattgtatttgtccggattatatattccggaagcactaacaatctggtccggattacgtaatccggaccAGGGGTATTTATGGAATTTTTCCAGGGCGCGCGAGAAAGCCACAGGATGGGAAAAGTAACAgtctttttttaaagattttattcATATActagtataaaaatatttacactGTCGATCAATGTTATTGATGCTTGATTTTACTCATAACTTTTAAAGTagagttatgatacataaacacccttaggtggcaatacatCCCTTGAcatccacacaaaaatctgacatgtggccatatggaccccgcacaagtacactttctctttcttattctcttctctcttcctaatacaTGGgatgtacaagggtgtatgcaATTAAaggtgtctatgtaacattttcctttaaagTAACATGTGTGATTTGTTGTGAATTATAATCGAGTGAGATTTTTAACTACTTGAGATGTTAGATGGAACCCTCATTTGAAAGATTACCAAAAAATTTCCGACTTATCAGTAATCAACATGACACTTGTGTTTTTCCCAATAGATACAATAGAAATTATGGAAGGTTATGAGAAGTTTTTGAAGCAAAGTTTATCTACCTTCAGTGCCACAAGTTCCCTCATTTTGACTTAAGTTCTCATTGGCGCATGTTTTTTTGTAGTCCAGGGTAAGGatgaagaaaatgttaaaacaaCCAAACTCTAGTGGAAAATCTCCACATACAGCTTTAAAACAACCTTAAATAAAGCGGCTTTCCTATAAAATTCAGACAAAGAACACAAGTATTCTATGCATCCTCAAAAGTGCATTAGTTTAGATTCTCTTATTCAAGAATTTCAGTCTTTCAGTTGGCCAATTCATGTTAAGGCCTTCTGAAATCTGATATCTAAATTGTAGGAGAAGAATGTGTCCGAACTGATATTCGTAAGGATGGGTTCGGATTGATAGTTTAGGAGGGGAGGAGATGacttacttttttttgtaaattacagacaatatatgttattataatttataagttaaaaatacgaaataacataaaaaagaatattgtcagttaataaaaaaaatcaagtaacGTGGCAGAGTTAAAATTGAGAggaaaaatgataagttataagTTTTAAACTATAAGTTAATTGGAttaacttttcttaaaaaatgtttattgaattagcttatttaatttatttaataagttTTAAAGATAATAAGCTATAATCTTcggagaatttttttttattgaacaattttttttttcctttttatatgaACCtgtaagctataagctcaaagttttttttttttctttctatattttaGCATTGCCAAACAAAGCTAAAATATACCTTAATTTAGATGAAAACTCTACAATTTTTGTTATGATCACAAGCTTCGTTTTGTAAATTATGATCTTATAGTTATATAATGGTCAATGTTTCTTTACAAGTGTTCTGCATCTAATTATATAGGTTTTTTCATATAGTTTTGATATCGTAACTAGGCCACAGTGTATCTTGAATTTCAAGAGGTATCCGTATCCGTATTGTATCCTGCAACGTATTATGTATCACGGTCCGATTCTAATCTTGAAGATATTCTATTTTCTCAAACCCTTAGTTAAAAACTTTAAACTAAAGTGTATCCAAATTTCCCAACCCACCAAAAAAAGAATTCCTCTTCACCTAAGTTGTCTAGGACTAGCTCAAGATTGCTACTTAgattaaatcaaaatatattttatctgaGGGATTGGAGccattacaaatataattttttgagttaaagaaacatttttttgaaaggttgagTTAAAGAAACATGTGTAGCTTCATATACTTGTTTTTAATTGCATCTGACAATTCTCTTTAAATCTTCTCTCAAAGTATAACTAATATTGTTTAGGCTATACCTGAAATTGTAGGTGTAGCTCCTCATTGGTTATCTTCCTGATATAACTCATTCATGGAGTGTAAGTTGTCCGTTGTCGTATTTGGTGTCTGTGTGCGTGTTTCATAGTATTGATAGATTTTTTCCCATAATATGGCACATATCATTCGGTATTTGATTTGATACTGATTTTTATACTATGTAGATGTCACAATGTGTATATGCAACGTCGATCTTCTTCAATTTGAGTGATATATtactattatattattatgtttcaGTTGCAGTATATCATAGCAGCTGTATATTTCTAATAGATGATGCTGGTTGGtcaccaaaaataaatgttgTGACGTGTTGTAATCTCAAAGTCAAGTATTTGTTGCACTACTAACCTTTGATGCTTtggtttcaagtttcaaccatatATAGAAGACAATTTGAACgttgtcaatattttttaactCATTAATATCTCACCAAACTTCCATGCACtaatttttcattcttttgttcTGTCATATATGTCTGTAACGTCAGTTGAAAGATAAACTTGGGTAACGTACACATGCCTCTGATTGATCTTTGTGGCACTCACTTGTCAATTAAGGATCATGGAGTGTCCTTGAAATtccattttgttgatttttttcagACTAAGATAACCCAATATATCATCGTGCAAATGCAGAGACTGGTATCTTGAAATAGTTGATACTCATTTAAATGGTTGACATCTAACAACAATCAACACATGTTTTTCATAGGCACCAATCAAAGATCAAACtcttaattaaatagttaagagaccTAGGTATCTATCACTTGTGTCGCACTATATTggttttgttgaattttattttatttttttattaaaaagaaaaaagaaaaatatgccTGAAAAACTTATTACAACTGAAATTGACTTGAGCATTAAggaatcaaacattaaatgtGTGAGAAAATGACTCACCACCTAAGGCAAGAAActgaatgtcactttcaattTATAATGAAATTTACAATTATCATAATGAACTGAATAGTGCATTGGGATTatgcaaaataaatcaaaatccTAGGGCTTCGCCCTCCAAACAATCTAACACTAGTACTTTTCTTGTATTATACTGTGTTTAATTTTCTTATCAATCACCAAGGGAAACCGATTTTCGGTTTTGCCTAGTGCCATTGAGCTAGCTAGCTGCAAGCTTTAACAGCAGCATCTGGTATATGTGCAAATACAATAGAAAGAGGCCTAACTGTTATTGGCTTTGAAGAATCAACATATATAGGATTCAATGAAGGAATGTCACCAGCTGAATTTCCACTTAGAATGTTTCCATTTAGTACCATAGTTTGGCTATGTAAATTTCCATCCTTTGCTGTTAAATGGTACTCTCTTCTTTGTGATTCTCCCACATTATGAGGGGATGGTTTCTTGGCAAAATTTAAGGCCACTCTGGCTTGAACAGTGGTGCTATTGTCCAAATTGAGAAACAGTATTGTGATTCCCTTCTGTAAGAAAGTATCATCAAATCAGATATCACAAAATAACATAGCTACTAAAAAATCatacctttttttattaaaaaaaaaatgacaaacgTTAATTGTTAAATAATCTTTTGAATACAAGACTTCACTCACAGATTCCTTTGCACAATGTGCATAAGTTCTGATCTTCTTTGTTCCATAGAAGGTAGTTGACAGGACACGTCCTCCCATGAGTCGGTGCCAAAGAAGAGCactgtaagaaaaaaaatcatataaccCTATTAATGTCACAAAATAGCATTATGTTTTATGAATTTACTTCAGACGGGACCCTAAATTCAAAATAGGACCTTTCTCAAAGTTGCAGGCAATTAATGAAGCATGACAGACACTAATGCAGAACTGAACTAGTTGAATATTAATTGTGATATATCATTCTTCAATAAtgaattcaatttcaatttttagtaCCTATAATAATCTGGATTTGGCATGAAAGTAGTGGTATTCAATAAACCATAGTTTCCTCCTATCAAAGTCTGTCTGCAGTATGTTCTTGTGCCATAAGTGGCTGACATGCCAAGCTGATCCAAATACCTGTATTTGATGTGATTATCAGAGAAAACGTTAGGAATTCCTACCGAATACTGATATTCCTAATAATCACGGTTCGTTATACTAACCAAAAGCTGTTGACAAATGCATCAGACACCAGATGATGACCACTACCCGAAGCCCCTCCTGCTTCACCAACCCATGCTTGAGCTGAGGTTCTTGAACTTTGAAGTACATTTTTAAGGCTGCTGAATATGCCAGCCACTCCATTAAGAGAGGATGGATCGAGAATTCTTTCAACTATGTGCGGATCACCTCCTGTATGTAAGTAGCTTTCTGTTATAATCGAATTCGTGAAAATTGGGAAAACatgtgaaatttttatgctGTTTTGTTGGAACATACCTGGTCCAAGGTTATAAATGTGGTGGGTGACCACATTTGTGGATTCGTCCGATTTGTTTAAGAATTCCTTAAAccaattttcatcaaagaaGCCTCCAGGTGCAATAATGAGTGGCTTTGGCTTAACCCCTCTATATACATCTTGAATTATCTTTCTTAAAACAATTACATCAGAAGCATATTGATCTGCAGCTACACTTGTTCCAATTCCACCTCCACACAATTCATTACCTGTCCAATGAAAAAGCTCCTtgtaaaatttctatttttcttttaaccaaaaataactgcaaatatttatatcaaaattttatttgttgacAAATGGCTATTATCATTTTCAAGTGAACCCGTGGCTTGTGATGAAGATAATGAGTCTTAAGATAACCATTTTCGATTTCCAGTCTGATTGTGCCGACATTTTTAACCAAGGGAACATTCACTTACCGAATTCCCAACCATGAATAGTGTACTTCTTTGCAACAGTATAACGTATAAAAGACTCGGCATTAGTATAGTTCCAAGGTCCAACAGCAGAACCAGATTCAAAAGATCTTCCAGCAAGAGCATTTAATCCAAATATAACTTTAACCCTGAAATATACCTACCATTAATTAATGGTAAACTTGATAAAAAACAGTTGCCAAATAACAACACAAGTTGAATCTGTTTAGTCCTAATTCACGCGTAGAAAcacaatttcatttttgttttttgatgatAACTCTAAAGGGATAGAACTGGTTTTTACCCTGCTTTTTGGAAAAAGCTGTTTAGCTCATCCCATCTTTGCATTGGTAAGCACCCTTTAGTGAAACCAAAATCAATCTTTTCTTTAGAGCTCAGAGCAAATGGAGTACAGGATTGCTTATTATCTTCAGTTCCATATATGACCATATCTTGCAAAGTACCACCCAATCTAATTTTCAAAGGTGAAAAGGCTGCAAAACATTCAAAGGCAATGATACCTTAATTAACTCTcagaaaaacaatgaaacatGAATTATTAAATTGCTGTAAAAATAAAGAACAGACATGTGAATTTTCTCTTACCTTTTATTGcatttaacaaaattttgttgttgaggtCCTGCATGAGATTAAAATCATAATATGTAAATTATCTCTTTCACTAGGCATAAATGAAAATCACATTAGCTTTAATTTTGGCAGcaatgaaacattaaaaaaaacattttttaacagATTGAGAAATGAAACTATACCAGATTAAGAAGAGAAGCATGACCCCAACTGCATCTTCCCCAGTCACATTTCTGAGGAGGCCACCAATCAAGAGTTGCACAAACAAAATCATTATCAATCCTTCCAATAAAAGCTTTGCCATGAATTACAACAACCCCTTTCACAGCTGAATCATTTCCTAATCCTATGCAATTCACTCCAATGAAGCTGAAACTGAAGCTTACCAAGTACATCCAAAAAAACATACCCAGAAGCTTTTTTTGATAACCCATTTCCTAAAATCAATTAAAGTTAAGATCTTTATGGTTTTTTCATAAATGGGTTAACAAAACcaaactataaaaaataaaaaataaaaacagtcgAGGTTTTGTTACTCTGCTGTAGTAGCAGAGGTTTTGTTTTGTGAATGACAGAAACTTTGTAACAAGGAAGTTGTTACAAGTACAATGGCCTGCTGCAAAAGACAGTACAGTTTCATGTGTATTTTGCTGGCAAAGTATTTGGTATATTTATATAAACAATGAGATCTCTCACTCATTGTCTCAGGTTAGAAATAATCAAACAACTGTTTTTATCGCCGTAATTCTTGTAAATACTACTAATTCATTGATTAAATGATTAGTTATATGTTGTTCCAAATTAGCATTGGGAAATTGTGACAAACTTGGTTTTAACTTTAAGATGAGTTAAAGACTAAAGCATCAACATAATTTGAGGTTAggatattctttttttatgtgAAATCCAGTATTAATCcatcaaatcaaaaaattaaaatattctatattttttcttttcatatttctgtTTTATTATTGTAGTTTTCAAGAGTTTTGAGAGTAAGGATCTTTTATTTCTCGAGTATTTATATTCTCAaaacttaaataataaaataactataaacattttataagttttttgaGGAATAAACAAtgtataagttgtttctataaaCTCTTTCACATAATCTCTCACAAATTCTTATGTCAATCTCAAAGTTTGAAACTTATTCCTATTTTATTAGAAGAAAACTTATAGCACTACAAAGAAAACttatatttcctttttgagaggATAAGAAAACTTATCTTATTTAAatacaatttgttttttttctcatttcaattttaGACTATATAAAGTTAAAACCAAGTTTGTGCAATGTGGTGATTATCAAAGTTTGTACTTTTTTGACTTAACTGTTACTATATAGTATTAATCAAAGAAACGTCAATAAACTTAAATGTTTTTACCGTCattatcaattaataatatattgacGTTTGTACTACTACTCGTTGTTTTTTCACAACATTATTTAATATTCCTGATATTTTGCATTTTCTGAAAGACTTTTGGTTGGAGGAATAAAATGGGTTTCCCTCCTTTTTCTCTTCATACTTTTCAATTCTATCTATATATGACCTTCTTTTGGAAGGCTAGAAACATTAATAATAGAGCCTAATTTAATGTGGTGGTGCTTGTCGCTGTGGTGGGGTAAGGATATTCTTTTTCGAATTGAAAGTACAAAGTTGGTTAATTAGTCGACAAAAACACTTCTCTTTTTCAAACTAAACGAAAATAACAGCATGAGCACACTCACATCATGATACAAACAACAGAGATGTTTTCTCAGTAATCTGCAATCCTCTACTCATTTCTTGCATTCATGATTCATTTTTCCTCATAATTCTGGTTTTATTATatcatttaattcatatatagtCGGacctttttaatttcaaaatttagataccctattttattttattttatttttatcaaatagcaTAATGGACAAATTTACATAATTTGTGAAGAAGTGGAAAATCTAGGTTCGAGTAACACCCctataaatcatatttttgatAGTTACCGTCAAAGTTGCACTTTCAAAACAACTTAGATATACTCTAATTAACTATTTAATAATCGATGACCGGTACATTTCTGTCAAAATTAATCTGTATAACAAGGCATCCTTTATAttaattgtaaaagaaaaaatgtattgtGTAGAGAGATGGAGTTGTCATGGTCACGATTTAGATGGGTGTCGTGTCGACGAAAAGAGGGGTGTGACAACTACAAAAGCGATGAAAAAAGTAGGGGATCTAGcttctctctaaaaacatcCAAAGTAATTGTAAAGATTTGGATTAGACACGCTAACAATGTCACGTAGTGATTCGACTTGGTCGTCGGATCTGGATCAACAGTCAAAATTGGTTCATTGTCTGAAACTGTGTAATATGAATCATaatccttaattaaaatttgagatTGTTTATGGTAAGAAAAAGGTGAACGTAAGATGTTTTAATCTCATCcacttatttcattttttattgtaaGATTGGGTTATCTCTCTATGCATTATGATTGGGATATGCATTTTACTCTATGGTATCTACTTGAACAAtcgaaaatatatattttttttgaaaaaaaaataagccaGCTAATATTTTTGTCGTTCATGGTGTTGCTTCATGTTTGATGGGCAAACAGACAGAAAATTTAAAAccaataagaaaaaagaaatgcaATAATGGATTATAATCAAAAGCAATTAGTAGAATAGAAACATATGAAGAGTACAAAAAACTTGCCTGATATCGTAATTCGTAGGCTGTGATTTATGAATGACGAATAGAAATGTAGCTACGATCTGCAACAAAATAAGAACAagtagattaaaataaatatctgAAGGGACATAGACGTAACGTAAcctaagaaaaaagaaaataagttaaaatGTATTATGAGAATCATGCTCTAAAATGAACATTTAAAAAGTCTAGATGaaatattaccaaaaaaaaaaaaaaatgtctagaTGAAAAATCATGATTGATCAAGAGTAATATTACAACTATATGATCAGTGTTGTATATGAAAAACTATGAATACGTATTTAAATCAAATCTACAAAGattcaaatacaaaaaatattgagtaaaatatttataataaaaaaggttagtttttttttttttttgttgaggaaaaaaaaaaaaaaaaagattagttaaatgaaatgaaagacGATGCAAGAAAATTATCGTACCAGAAGAAAGAGATGATGCAAGAAAGTGAAAGATAGccacaattaaataataaaaaaaaaaagtgacagtGCATGTAGTAATTAAGTGTGTAAATGGATAACAGGCTGATTGGGACACTCCGTAAATAAATTAACATggtttcaaaatttaatatggattttttttaggggtaaaTTTTAATATGGTTTCAAATTAATTTCTTGGACTTacctatatttatttatgtagtaattttaaaaatatagtataagttattataaattaaatatataaaaatagattaaagcAACTTTATTAGCTTTggaatttaattgtgttttatatGAGCTAAAACTAGTTTAAGAATTTAATTAGATTTTtggaatttaaataaaataaatcaccaTTTggaattttcaataaaaaatcacCACTTTTAAATAGAGTAAttaactaaatataaaaatcattcaCCATTTTTAAACCATTTGAAATAAATGACCATTTGTAAACCATTTGGATTATTATAAAATCAATCACAGTCTTAAATAATTAACTATAATAGATTATTATAAATCAATCACCACTTTTAAACCATTTGGAATAAATCtccattttaaataaaatcaattaattaccatttggaattttcatttaaaaaaaaatatatgaatcatCATTtggaatttattaaaatgaaaatagacttttttttgtgtggttcGAATGtgattcattttaaattttgaaatggttcCTTAGAAGTTTTGAAGTAAATGGTGTAATTGTTTATAATTCGATGAATTGAAAATAGAAGATCAAGAGAAAGAAAGCAGAGCTGGTTTATATTCCAAGAAGAGAATGCTCTAATATTGCGAAGTTCCTCCAAAGAAGAGAATCTAAATCCAGATTCACAAAAGTCTTTAACAAAgccaagaacaaaaaccctagCGCCAATTTTCcctcatattttattttaaaaaatcaattttggaaAACATGGGAGTTGAACTAGGGTAGACACAGCTTGTAATtcctattaaaataaaattgtatttttttttttggtacaaataaaattgtatttttatattaaggaaaatgttaacaagtgtcccTGAGACTCTCTTTAAGCACTTTAAATTgtaagtttttaatgaaaagttatgtattgaatgcattgaaaattgtaataattaactttttaaaagagtaattactaaatttagaatgcttaaagagtaTCATGGGCTTTAAAACTTGGCACATGACTATGCCAAAATAAACCTAAAACTCAAGTTTTACttctataaatattaataacaatattatataGATTACAAGTAAGAATAATATGATTATGCTTGAATTGTCATTTATAAGtagcttattttttatttttcttgtaacaTTGAAGTGAATGAAAAAATCTATGAGGTGTCGGTTCATGGTGAGAGCTCGattttgtaaattgtaatattAAGAGTTGAAGTTCAAGTTTCCATATGAAAATTGTAAAATGATTGTTAGTTTCATTTTTATGAGTGATAAGGTTCCCttctctaatttatttattttttgaagaaaaaaaaagtgattaaaaataatatttaagcttccaaattaaataaatagtaatgtGTATTTTTGATGGCTTAACGGGGGACGGGGGGACGGTGTTATAGCATGTGAGTAGCTGGTAATGATTTGGACCTGGGGATAAACTGAGCGAGGAAGGCTCAACTTGATGGTCATATTGATTGATAATTTGGTATTAAGATTGAGACATATTACTATATTAGTATTGCATTTCATTTGTATTAATAATATAGGTAGATATGCCCGGGCCAGGTAAcgtttttgtatatttatacacacaaCTGTTTTAAAGGAAAGTGTTGATAGTATAAGCAGGGGTGGTCATGGTTCGGTTAACCTAAAAAACCGAATCGAACcgaattgaaattttgaaatggatcCGGAAAACTGAACAGTTACAGGTTTGGAATTAACTGAACTGAACCAAAGTTTGGTTCGGTTAACAATTTTCTTACCtatgaaccgaaccgaaccgaaaTCAAACTAATATTTTGAAccgaaatgtattttttttatccttttgcgaatttaattgtgtttttctatccttttttatatctaaaatgcaaaatatttttttatttgctttttttttaagaatataattttttttattaatattattattacagtatgaaaattattatcgattattttttgaaagatatgaagtaataataatatagattaaattaatgtaatatataagattaaaaaccaacaagcaacataataatgcaatatataatacttattaaaaaaaataagtattaatatttactttcgcggttcggttcggttcgttTAGCTTTGGATTTGAAAAAATGATCCGAAATCCGATCCGATCCTAGCggtttttacaaaacaacattCAAGCACATCGAAAAATATTCAGCTTTTgtggtttttggttttggatcggtttggatttgaacacccctaaATTATTAGGTGCAATCCATtgataaatttcaaaaaatgcaATAGAAGTATCTCTTTTGTACGGTTGACATCAACATAAGAGCACATAATTCACAAGAGTTTAATCCTTAAGTAACAATAAAATCAACTTCAGTTTGAAGTATAAAGATGCACAATCATTCCTTAGTTACTCTCAATACATCATACTTGCATAAGTTAATAGGGTCAACATCCTTTCAAATAAAACTATTACAATGgctaaacaaaataaagttaaatgtttATAATAGCAGACATCTTCTCTCAATAAGTAGCTAATAACTTCAACTTTAAAGTCCAAATTGATCTTTGTCTTTACGAATTCATATGGTATTGGCCCTACAAAACAAAAAGACATAAATTGAAGTGAATTAGTATTTTAAACATCAAATATATTATGAGATTAACTGTACTGCTGCAGCTAGAAGTAGAGGGATCAAACAAAATTTATGGGATTAAACATCAAATATATTTCATTCTCATAGTAGTAAGAGACTCTTATATCATTAGTACCACGAATGTGGAGCATATTGACCAGACCATTCATCAATACCTCAACATCAACCAGCAACAAGGATGATAACACAGATTAATTTAATATAGCAAGATAATAGTGTAAGAGTAAGACTACAAGAACTCATCACTTTGCACAATGATACTAAGACAAGATTGACAAAGAAATCCATATAACTTATAAggtttttttattacttttttttttttttcagggttcgaaccccaaaccttacatatatcaTACATTGTTCTTATTGACTGAGCTAAGTTCGCGGGAACATTACTTTGTTTTCTTGCAATACCGTAATGTTCTTATATTTATACAATTACGCTTCCCTTTGATTTTCCtgtgatgttttcttttttaatgttCTCATTACATATACTAAGCTATGTATTTCGTTTAGTAGTAAAAAAATGATCCAAAGGCA harbors:
- the LOC11437772 gene encoding heparanase-like protein 3; translated protein: MGYQKKLLGMFFWMYLVSFSFSFIGVNCIGLGNDSAVKGVVVIHGKAFIGRIDNDFVCATLDWWPPQKCDWGRCSWGHASLLNLDLNNKILLNAIKAFSPLKIRLGGTLQDMVIYGTEDNKQSCTPFALSSKEKIDFGFTKGCLPMQRWDELNSFFQKAGVKVIFGLNALAGRSFESGSAVGPWNYTNAESFIRYTVAKKYTIHGWEFGNELCGGGIGTSVAADQYASDVIVLRKIIQDVYRGVKPKPLIIAPGGFFDENWFKEFLNKSDESTNVVTHHIYNLGPGGDPHIVERILDPSSLNGVAGIFSSLKNVLQSSRTSAQAWVGEAGGASGSGHHLVSDAFVNSFWYLDQLGMSATYGTRTYCRQTLIGGNYGLLNTTTFMPNPDYYSALLWHRLMGGRVLSTTFYGTKKIRTYAHCAKESKGITILFLNLDNSTTVQARVALNFAKKPSPHNVGESQRREYHLTAKDGNLHSQTMVLNGNILSGNSAGDIPSLNPIYVDSSKPITVRPLSIVFAHIPDAAVKACS